One window from the genome of Rufibacter tibetensis encodes:
- a CDS encoding M56 family metallopeptidase encodes MNHSLVPYLVESSVCLLAFYLLYLLLLRNEGCFRYNRFYLLGATLISLLLAILELPSSQEVASIPAFMPSFTPFVVNVPVEGEPATVTSGLDWKTALLLLYGIGVGVFASRFVRQLYHLHLFTRKHKKQAEKVQDLTIIPTQGEWPTFSFFRYIFWDNSQSLTPEEQERILQHERVHVQQGHSYDLMYLEVLTIIFWFNPLLYFYRKALMATHEFLADAHVIQTQDKAAYGLLLAKQVLQKNNFALGHYFNKSLTLKRLKMIHEPKSSTSKVKQVLAFPLLGLLALSLSSNQMLVQENSAPASTAAVTSTSFQEPQFPGGTPAMMKYLADKLRIPESAQKNNEYGGVFVQVTIAKDGTPGDFKVLQARHASLEQEVLRVVKLMPTWEASGATSSVTYITPFSIIIDGFKNDKNVIKQEFEQDLAKVSAQVQDKTIKIAPPIFVTGYGPVE; translated from the coding sequence ATGAATCATAGCCTTGTACCTTACCTTGTAGAGTCTTCGGTTTGCCTGCTGGCCTTCTACCTGTTGTACTTGCTTTTGCTGCGCAACGAGGGGTGCTTCCGTTATAACCGCTTCTATTTACTGGGCGCAACATTGATTTCTTTGCTGCTTGCTATCCTAGAATTGCCCTCTTCTCAGGAAGTAGCTTCCATCCCAGCCTTTATGCCTTCCTTCACTCCTTTTGTGGTAAACGTACCTGTGGAAGGAGAACCAGCAACAGTTACTTCTGGCTTGGACTGGAAGACGGCTCTTTTGCTACTTTATGGCATTGGGGTAGGTGTATTTGCCTCCCGTTTTGTGCGGCAGTTATACCACCTGCACCTGTTTACCCGCAAGCATAAAAAGCAGGCTGAGAAGGTGCAGGACTTAACCATTATCCCTACCCAAGGAGAATGGCCTACTTTCTCTTTCTTCAGGTACATCTTTTGGGACAATTCTCAATCACTAACGCCAGAGGAACAGGAACGCATCTTGCAGCATGAACGGGTGCACGTGCAACAAGGTCATAGTTATGACCTGATGTATCTGGAGGTACTTACCATTATTTTCTGGTTCAATCCCCTCCTCTACTTTTACCGGAAAGCCCTTATGGCTACCCACGAATTCCTGGCCGATGCGCACGTTATCCAAACCCAGGATAAAGCTGCTTATGGTTTGCTGCTAGCCAAACAAGTTTTACAGAAGAACAACTTTGCTTTAGGTCATTACTTCAATAAATCACTCACTTTAAAACGTCTCAAAATGATTCACGAACCCAAAAGTAGCACCTCAAAAGTGAAACAAGTCCTGGCTTTCCCACTGCTGGGTTTGCTGGCTCTTTCCCTCTCCTCCAATCAAATGTTGGTGCAGGAAAATTCTGCTCCTGCTTCCACAGCTGCGGTTACCTCCACCTCCTTTCAAGAACCTCAATTTCCAGGTGGAACGCCTGCTATGATGAAGTATCTAGCAGATAAGTTAAGAATACCAGAAAGTGCCCAAAAGAACAATGAATATGGCGGAGTGTTTGTGCAAGTCACCATTGCAAAAGACGGCACACCTGGCGATTTCAAAGTACTACAGGCCCGGCATGCTTCTTTAGAGCAAGAAGTGCTACGGGTGGTGAAGTTGATGCCTACCTGGGAAGCAAGCGGCGCTACCTCATCGGTCACCTATATCACTCCATTCTCCATCATTATAGACGGTTTTAAAAATGACAAGAACGTCATC
- a CDS encoding BlaI/MecI/CopY family transcriptional regulator — protein MKELTKAEEQVMQILWSLGKGFVKDVIEQFPEPKPIYNSVSTIIRILEKKGFVGYTAYGKTHEYYPLIQKSEYQRFFLKNFVSGYFGGSFKRMVSFFAKEEELDVKELEELVNYVKTQTPKNDDES, from the coding sequence ATGAAAGAGTTAACCAAAGCCGAAGAACAGGTCATGCAGATCTTGTGGAGCTTGGGGAAAGGGTTTGTGAAAGATGTGATTGAGCAGTTTCCAGAACCTAAACCCATTTACAACTCCGTTTCCACCATCATCAGGATACTGGAGAAGAAAGGTTTCGTGGGCTACACGGCCTACGGGAAAACGCACGAGTATTATCCGCTTATCCAGAAGAGCGAGTACCAGCGATTCTTCCTGAAGAACTTTGTCAGCGGGTATTTTGGTGGTTCTTTCAAGCGCATGGTTTCATTCTTCGCAAAGGAGGAAGAACTGGACGTGAAAGAACTGGAAGAACTGGTAAACTATGTAAAAACCCAAACCCCAAAAAACGACGATGAATCATAG